One window of the Natrinema sp. CBA1119 genome contains the following:
- a CDS encoding DUF5804 family protein — protein MTRVCLVGKDGSNLQYELLSRETSREALATYNLERPFENSLAVRTVSVGAAVSLLNDLNWYLTRFVDEALVQEPSISDAEWLSRPLAERLRNGETEPVETAEFCKIYGLERIGAGTEPDDGSATEPTGSSPETDRDSTATTDATGGDESEVTDDPASGEAERARSTEPTHRLVEPLYVRRTGGELPEYDLRDVEDTLAVRLTEAEYSP, from the coding sequence GTGACCCGCGTCTGTCTCGTCGGCAAAGACGGGAGCAATCTCCAGTACGAACTGCTCTCCCGGGAGACGTCCCGCGAGGCTCTCGCGACGTACAACCTCGAGCGGCCGTTCGAGAACTCGCTCGCCGTTCGGACGGTTAGCGTCGGGGCTGCCGTCTCGTTGTTGAACGACCTCAACTGGTATCTCACGCGATTCGTGGACGAGGCGCTTGTCCAGGAACCCAGTATCAGCGACGCGGAGTGGCTCTCGCGACCGCTGGCTGAACGGCTCCGAAACGGCGAAACCGAGCCGGTGGAAACGGCCGAGTTCTGCAAGATCTACGGTCTCGAGCGGATCGGCGCGGGGACCGAGCCGGACGACGGTAGTGCTACCGAGCCAACGGGGTCGAGTCCCGAGACCGACCGTGATTCGACCGCTACGACCGACGCGACGGGCGGAGACGAGAGTGAGGTGACGGACGACCCCGCCTCGGGCGAAGCCGAGCGAGCGAGGTCCACCGAGCCGACCCATCGCCTCGTCGAACCGCTGTACGTGCGCCGGACCGGCGGCGAACTCCCCGAGTACGATCTCCGAGACGTCGAAGACACCCTCGCCGTCCGCCTGACCGAAGCCGAATACTCTCCGTGA
- a CDS encoding methionine adenosyltransferase → MSKRNIRIESIERQAVEDQEVEIVERKGIGHPDSICDGIAESVAGALAREYLDRVGEVLHFNTDETQLVAGEAAPAFGGGEVVDPIYLLIVGRATKHYEGQTIPAETIALRAAREYLEENIPQLTVGEDVVVDVKLGEGSGDLQEVFGEDEVSVPMANDTSFGVGHAPLTETEEIVLEAERRLNGEYAAENPALGPDVKIMGKREGEEIDVTVAAAMVDEYIPNMDGYIEAVESVREFVDGVAREHTDRAVNVHVNTADDYEEGSIYLTVTGTSAEQGDDGSVGRGNRANGLITPNRSMSMEATSGKNPVNHIGKIYNLLSTQIAEEVVGDVDGIRDLRVRLLSQIGRPIDQPHVADVHVVTDDGVAISDVEADVEAIVDRELADVTGITRSVIEGELSTF, encoded by the coding sequence ATGAGTAAGCGGAACATCCGGATCGAGTCTATCGAGCGGCAAGCGGTCGAAGACCAGGAAGTCGAAATCGTCGAACGAAAGGGAATCGGACACCCTGACTCCATCTGCGACGGGATCGCCGAGAGCGTCGCGGGGGCGCTCGCACGCGAGTATCTCGACCGAGTCGGCGAAGTGCTTCACTTCAACACCGACGAGACGCAACTCGTCGCCGGCGAGGCGGCACCGGCCTTCGGCGGCGGCGAAGTCGTCGACCCCATCTACCTGCTGATCGTCGGCCGCGCGACCAAACACTACGAGGGTCAGACGATCCCCGCCGAGACCATCGCGCTGCGGGCCGCCCGCGAGTACCTCGAGGAGAACATCCCCCAGCTGACCGTCGGCGAGGACGTCGTCGTGGACGTGAAACTCGGCGAGGGTAGCGGCGACTTACAGGAGGTCTTCGGCGAGGACGAAGTGAGCGTCCCGATGGCCAACGACACGAGTTTCGGCGTCGGCCACGCGCCGCTGACCGAGACGGAGGAGATCGTCCTCGAGGCCGAGCGACGACTGAACGGCGAGTACGCGGCGGAGAATCCGGCGCTCGGTCCGGACGTGAAGATCATGGGCAAGCGCGAGGGCGAGGAGATCGACGTCACCGTCGCCGCGGCGATGGTCGACGAGTACATCCCGAACATGGACGGCTACATCGAGGCCGTCGAGTCCGTCCGGGAGTTCGTCGACGGTGTCGCGCGCGAGCATACGGACCGCGCGGTCAACGTCCACGTCAATACGGCCGACGACTACGAGGAGGGCTCGATTTACCTCACCGTCACCGGCACCTCCGCCGAGCAGGGTGACGACGGCTCCGTCGGTCGGGGCAATCGCGCGAACGGACTCATCACGCCCAACCGCTCGATGTCGATGGAAGCGACCAGCGGGAAGAACCCGGTCAACCACATCGGGAAGATCTACAACCTGCTCTCGACGCAGATCGCCGAGGAGGTCGTGGGTGACGTGGACGGGATCCGCGACCTGCGCGTGCGCCTCCTCTCCCAGATCGGCCGCCCCATCGACCAGCCACACGTCGCCGACGTGCACGTCGTCACCGACGACGGCGTCGCGATCTCGGACGTCGAGGCCGATGTCGAAGCGATCGTCGACCGCGAACTCGCCGACGTCACCGGGATCACCCGCAGCGTGATCGAGGGCGAGCTCTCGACGTTCTAA
- a CDS encoding MFS transporter, which translates to MSDSSSKSTERPVVYAVVASTFFVGFGGGVVFPILPNLGEVLGISAFMVGVILSANRWTRLVANGPAGVLVDRIGTRKPFVAGLAIEGLATFGYVIAIESAMPELWFVVARVTWGIGSSLVFATAYTITADVSEASSRGTSMGIVRAGITFGFPAGMVLGGIVSEVYSNVAAFVLAASFAGLASIIAYFIVPETHVESVDSSISPWDFETTLPALTVGLVNFGLYFAYIGVLFSTLVLYLEVESLTLSLEFAGYGIDYGEQGTSGLLMAVSALSGAVFTISGGKISDAVGARMPVLLAFLATSCAGFVVLTVAPSFGAVILACGLIGAGQGGVGGPLTALLADLTPEERMGRAMGTNNIFGDVGGGLGPLISLPFANAVGYDVLYALSAIVPLLAGAVLVAGIYSYTGSLSPTVEESAI; encoded by the coding sequence GTGTCCGACTCGAGTTCGAAATCGACCGAACGCCCCGTCGTCTACGCCGTCGTCGCGAGCACCTTCTTCGTCGGCTTCGGTGGCGGCGTCGTCTTCCCCATCCTGCCGAATCTCGGCGAGGTACTGGGAATTTCGGCGTTCATGGTGGGCGTCATCCTCTCGGCGAACCGCTGGACCCGGCTGGTCGCGAACGGACCCGCGGGCGTCCTCGTCGATCGGATCGGGACCCGGAAACCGTTCGTCGCCGGGTTAGCGATCGAGGGGCTCGCGACGTTCGGCTACGTGATCGCGATCGAATCCGCGATGCCGGAGCTCTGGTTCGTCGTCGCGCGAGTCACGTGGGGGATCGGCAGTTCGCTCGTGTTCGCGACGGCCTACACCATCACCGCCGATGTCAGCGAGGCCAGTTCGCGGGGAACGAGCATGGGTATCGTCCGAGCCGGGATCACCTTCGGCTTCCCCGCCGGGATGGTGCTCGGCGGGATCGTCAGCGAAGTCTACAGCAACGTCGCTGCGTTCGTCCTCGCGGCCTCCTTCGCCGGCCTCGCGAGTATTATCGCCTACTTCATCGTCCCCGAGACGCACGTCGAGTCGGTCGACTCGTCGATCAGCCCCTGGGACTTCGAGACGACCCTGCCCGCGCTCACCGTCGGCCTGGTCAACTTCGGGCTCTACTTCGCGTACATCGGCGTCCTCTTCTCGACGCTCGTCCTCTACCTCGAGGTCGAGTCGCTGACGCTCTCGCTCGAGTTCGCGGGCTACGGCATCGACTACGGCGAACAGGGGACGTCCGGACTGTTGATGGCTGTTTCCGCCCTCTCGGGAGCCGTCTTCACTATTTCGGGCGGGAAGATCAGCGACGCCGTCGGCGCTCGCATGCCCGTCCTGCTCGCCTTCCTCGCGACCAGTTGCGCCGGGTTCGTCGTGCTCACGGTCGCACCCTCGTTCGGAGCCGTCATCCTCGCCTGCGGGTTGATCGGCGCGGGCCAGGGCGGCGTCGGCGGCCCGTTGACTGCACTCCTCGCGGATCTGACGCCCGAGGAGCGGATGGGTCGAGCGATGGGGACCAACAACATCTTTGGCGACGTTGGCGGGGGACTCGGCCCGCTGATTTCCCTGCCCTTCGCCAATGCGGTCGGCTACGATGTGCTGTACGCGCTCAGTGCGATCGTTCCGCTGCTGGCCGGGGCGGTTCTCGTCGCCGGGATATACAGCTACACGGGGAGCCTGAGTCCGACGGTCGAGGAATCCGCCATCTGA
- a CDS encoding thioredoxin family protein: protein MSLETMRPNPTWDAASYEEAVETLEAHNDELVYKIWGGDWCKDCRALLPDFGAALEAAAVPEERIEEFSLDKDKQGPGVDEYDIEYIPTIVVENDDGEEITRFVEEEDVTPAVWLAEEIEAAPESA, encoded by the coding sequence ATGAGTCTCGAGACTATGCGGCCGAACCCCACGTGGGACGCGGCGTCCTACGAGGAGGCGGTCGAGACGCTCGAAGCGCACAACGACGAACTGGTGTACAAAATCTGGGGCGGCGACTGGTGCAAGGACTGTCGCGCCCTGCTGCCCGATTTCGGCGCGGCGCTCGAGGCCGCCGCGGTCCCCGAGGAGCGCATCGAGGAGTTCAGTCTGGACAAGGACAAGCAGGGGCCCGGCGTCGACGAGTACGATATCGAGTACATTCCGACGATCGTGGTCGAGAACGACGATGGCGAGGAAATTACGCGGTTCGTCGAAGAGGAGGACGTGACGCCTGCGGTCTGGCTCGCCGAGGAAATCGAGGCCGCGCCCGAGTCGGCGTAG
- a CDS encoding PLP-dependent cysteine synthase family protein: MKGSILDTIGSPLVQVDSPEGVTVAAKIESFNPGGSAKDRPAREMIRAAERDGLIEPGDSLVEPTSGNTGIGLALVAAARGYDLTIVMPSDKSKERRQIMAAYGADLELVDGEMADARARADELEAEGAIQLGQFENPANPDAHYKTTGEEIIEQVGDREIDAFVAGVGTGGTISGTGRRLREAFPEMDIVAVEPARNAVLSTGEAGKDEFQGMGPGFISDNLDLDLLDRVETVKLEDAEDECRRLAREEGVLVGQSSGATSLASQRVAREIADPSVDCPEVPTAFDEASEAASPETDGGQAAEDCPLVVTVFWDSGERYLSTGLFD, translated from the coding sequence ATGAAAGGGAGTATCCTGGACACCATCGGCTCGCCGCTCGTCCAGGTCGATTCGCCGGAGGGCGTGACGGTCGCCGCGAAGATCGAATCGTTCAACCCCGGCGGCTCGGCCAAGGACCGGCCGGCCCGCGAGATGATCCGGGCAGCCGAGCGCGACGGCCTGATCGAACCCGGCGACTCGCTCGTCGAACCGACCAGCGGCAACACCGGGATCGGCCTCGCGCTCGTCGCCGCCGCCCGCGGCTACGACCTGACGATCGTCATGCCGTCGGACAAGTCGAAGGAACGCCGGCAGATCATGGCCGCCTACGGGGCCGACCTCGAACTGGTCGACGGCGAAATGGCCGACGCCCGCGCTCGCGCCGACGAACTCGAGGCCGAGGGCGCGATTCAACTCGGCCAGTTCGAGAACCCGGCCAACCCCGATGCGCACTACAAGACGACCGGCGAGGAGATCATCGAGCAGGTCGGCGACCGCGAGATCGACGCCTTCGTGGCCGGCGTCGGCACCGGCGGCACGATCTCGGGCACCGGCCGCCGACTCCGTGAGGCGTTCCCCGAGATGGATATCGTCGCCGTCGAGCCGGCCAGAAACGCCGTCCTCTCGACGGGCGAGGCCGGCAAAGACGAGTTCCAGGGCATGGGGCCCGGGTTCATCAGTGACAACCTCGACCTCGACCTGCTCGACCGGGTCGAGACCGTCAAACTCGAGGACGCCGAGGACGAGTGTCGTCGCCTCGCGCGCGAAGAGGGCGTCCTCGTGGGCCAGTCCAGCGGTGCGACGAGTCTCGCCTCCCAGCGCGTCGCTCGAGAGATCGCCGATCCCAGCGTCGACTGTCCCGAGGTGCCGACCGCGTTCGACGAGGCGAGCGAGGCGGCATCGCCGGAAACCGACGGCGGTCAGGCGGCCGAGGACTGCCCGCTGGTCGTCACCGTCTTCTGGGACAGCGGCGAACGGTATCTCTCGACCGGCCTCTTCGACTGA
- a CDS encoding acyl-CoA carboxylase subunit beta, protein MSDDPFEEVADAKRSLSDEAREEAAARQRDLGKLTARERVDYLLDEGTFEEIGRLASPMPTTPETTDWEREDAPSDGVVTGYGEIDGRSVALIATDFTVKGGSIGHAGGRKMSRVTERALDRGLPLLMLHDGGGHRIQEGLDAAPFARGDNGFSKRQTALSGWVPVVSAMMGPAFAAPTNFAALSDFVPIVEGTGTMGVAGPSLVEAALGVDGTKEELGSARFQTTETGMADLACEDDEACLDAIRTFLSYLPRNARREPPSADSRPPAVDGERLRDIIPSSPRKAYDIDAIVEGIVDRDSVFELKPTYARNIVTAFARLEGEPIGVIANNPRIKAGTIDTGASEKAAHFAAICDAYGLPILTLADVPGILPGPDSEREGIARHSAKLPFELARATVPIANVVLRRGYGFGYVAMGGGRSIDSELTVLWPTAEVAAMGIEGAVDIAYRREIESADDPEARRSELIEKFKDRTDAVRAASRVGTDGVVQPEDTRDRVLRAFARADEPHEDDWPPKKRPINPI, encoded by the coding sequence ATGAGCGACGATCCGTTCGAGGAAGTCGCCGACGCGAAGCGGTCACTCTCCGACGAGGCGCGCGAGGAGGCCGCCGCACGCCAGCGCGACCTCGGTAAGCTAACCGCCAGAGAGCGCGTCGATTACTTGCTCGATGAGGGGACGTTCGAGGAGATCGGCCGCCTCGCGTCGCCGATGCCGACGACGCCCGAAACGACCGACTGGGAGCGCGAGGATGCACCGTCCGACGGCGTCGTGACGGGCTACGGAGAGATCGACGGCCGCTCGGTCGCGCTGATCGCCACCGATTTCACGGTCAAGGGTGGCTCGATCGGCCACGCCGGCGGCCGAAAGATGTCGCGGGTCACCGAGCGCGCCCTCGATCGCGGGCTGCCGCTGCTCATGCTCCACGACGGCGGCGGTCACCGCATCCAGGAGGGGCTCGACGCCGCTCCCTTCGCTCGCGGCGACAACGGCTTTTCGAAGCGCCAGACCGCCCTCTCCGGGTGGGTCCCGGTCGTCTCGGCGATGATGGGGCCGGCCTTCGCCGCGCCGACCAACTTCGCGGCGCTGTCGGACTTCGTGCCGATCGTCGAGGGGACGGGAACGATGGGCGTCGCCGGCCCGTCGCTGGTCGAAGCCGCGCTCGGCGTCGACGGCACCAAGGAGGAACTCGGCAGCGCGCGGTTTCAGACGACCGAGACCGGCATGGCAGACCTCGCCTGCGAGGACGACGAGGCCTGCCTCGACGCGATCCGGACGTTCCTCTCGTACCTGCCGCGAAACGCTCGCCGGGAGCCGCCGTCGGCCGACTCGCGACCGCCGGCCGTCGACGGCGAGCGGTTGCGAGATATCATCCCCTCGAGCCCGCGAAAGGCGTACGACATCGACGCGATCGTCGAGGGGATCGTCGACCGGGACTCGGTGTTCGAACTGAAGCCGACCTACGCGCGGAACATCGTTACCGCCTTCGCTCGCCTCGAGGGGGAGCCGATCGGCGTCATCGCCAACAACCCCCGGATCAAGGCCGGAACCATCGATACCGGCGCATCGGAGAAGGCGGCCCACTTCGCGGCGATCTGCGACGCCTACGGGCTCCCGATCCTCACGCTGGCCGACGTACCCGGAATCCTGCCCGGCCCGGACTCGGAGCGCGAGGGGATCGCTCGCCACTCCGCGAAGCTCCCGTTCGAACTCGCGCGTGCGACGGTCCCGATCGCTAACGTCGTCCTCAGACGCGGCTACGGCTTCGGCTACGTGGCGATGGGTGGCGGCCGCTCGATCGACTCGGAACTGACGGTGCTGTGGCCCACGGCCGAAGTCGCCGCCATGGGCATCGAGGGGGCCGTCGACATCGCGTACCGCCGAGAGATCGAGTCCGCGGACGACCCCGAGGCCCGACGTTCGGAACTGATCGAGAAGTTCAAGGACAGAACCGACGCCGTCCGAGCGGCCTCCCGCGTCGGAACCGACGGCGTCGTCCAGCCCGAAGACACCCGCGACCGGGTCTTGCGCGCGTTCGCTCGAGCGGACGAACCACACGAGGACGACTGGCCGCCGAAGAAACGGCCGATCAACCCGATCTGA
- a CDS encoding thioredoxin domain-containing protein has product MNDPTRRNRLEEEESPYLRQHADNPVNWQPWDEQALEAAKERDVPIFLSIGYSACHWCHVMEAESFEDESVAEVLNENFVPIKVDREERPDVDSIYMTVCQLVTGRGGWPLSAWLTPEGKPFFVGTYFPREGQQGQPGFLDLCERIADSWESEDDREEMEHRAQQWTDAAKDRLEETPDAAGAGTEAGTSPEPPSSDVLETAADATLRSADRQHGGFGSGQKFPQPSRLRVLARAYDRTGREEYLEVLEEALDAMSVGGLYDHVGGGFHRYCVDRDWTVPHFEKMLYDNAEIPRAFLAGYQLTGEDRYAEIVADTLTFVTRELTHDEGGFFSTLDAQSESPETGEREEGAFYVWTPEEVRDVLENETDAALFCARYDITESGNFEGRNQPNRVARVSELAGQFDLEEHEILKRLESARQQLFEAREERPRPNRDEKVLAGWNGLLISTFAEAALVLGEDEYAETAVDALEFVRDRLWDEDERRLSRRYKDGDVKVDGYLEDYAFLARGAFDCYQATGDVDHLAFALELARVIEVEFWDAERGTLYFTPESGESLVTRPQELGDQSTPSATGVALETLLALDEFADSEGSKIPREDGEAVDEDFEGIAATVLETHANTIEANALEHATLCLAADRLESGPLEVTIAAEELPEAWRDGFASRYFPDRLFALRPPTADGLEAWLETLGLEDAPPIWAGREARDGEPTLYVCRDRTCSPPTHEVADALEWLGDSGENTEGESDAPF; this is encoded by the coding sequence ATGAACGATCCGACCCGGCGCAACCGGCTCGAGGAGGAGGAAAGCCCCTATCTGCGCCAGCACGCGGACAACCCCGTCAACTGGCAGCCCTGGGATGAGCAGGCCCTCGAGGCCGCCAAAGAACGCGACGTGCCGATCTTCCTCTCGATCGGCTACTCGGCGTGTCACTGGTGTCACGTCATGGAAGCGGAGAGTTTCGAGGACGAGTCGGTCGCCGAGGTGCTCAACGAGAACTTCGTCCCGATCAAGGTCGACCGCGAGGAGCGTCCGGACGTCGACAGCATCTACATGACCGTCTGCCAGCTCGTGACCGGACGGGGCGGCTGGCCGCTCTCGGCGTGGCTCACCCCCGAGGGGAAGCCCTTCTTCGTCGGAACGTACTTTCCCCGAGAGGGACAGCAGGGACAGCCCGGCTTTCTCGACCTCTGCGAGCGCATCGCCGACTCCTGGGAGAGCGAGGACGACCGCGAGGAGATGGAACACCGCGCACAGCAGTGGACCGACGCGGCGAAAGACCGGCTCGAGGAGACCCCGGACGCGGCGGGAGCCGGCACCGAGGCCGGTACCAGCCCGGAGCCGCCATCGAGCGACGTCCTCGAGACGGCCGCGGACGCGACGCTGCGAAGCGCCGACCGCCAGCACGGCGGCTTCGGCTCCGGTCAGAAGTTCCCCCAGCCCTCGCGCCTGCGCGTGCTCGCTCGAGCGTACGACCGAACCGGTCGCGAGGAGTATCTCGAGGTGCTCGAGGAAGCCCTCGACGCGATGTCCGTGGGTGGGCTCTACGACCACGTCGGCGGCGGCTTCCATCGCTACTGCGTCGATCGAGACTGGACGGTCCCTCACTTCGAGAAGATGCTGTACGACAATGCCGAGATTCCGCGGGCCTTTCTCGCGGGCTACCAGCTGACGGGTGAGGACCGCTACGCCGAAATCGTCGCGGACACGCTGACGTTCGTCACTCGGGAGCTGACCCACGACGAAGGCGGTTTCTTCAGCACGCTCGACGCCCAGAGCGAGTCCCCCGAGACCGGCGAGCGCGAGGAGGGCGCGTTCTACGTCTGGACGCCCGAGGAAGTGAGAGACGTACTCGAGAACGAGACCGACGCCGCCCTCTTCTGTGCGCGCTACGACATTACGGAATCGGGCAACTTCGAGGGACGGAACCAGCCCAATCGCGTCGCGCGGGTGTCCGAACTCGCCGGACAGTTCGATCTCGAAGAGCACGAGATTCTGAAGCGACTCGAGTCGGCTCGCCAACAGCTATTCGAGGCCCGCGAGGAGCGGCCCCGTCCCAACCGCGACGAGAAGGTACTCGCGGGCTGGAACGGGCTACTGATCTCCACCTTCGCCGAGGCCGCGCTGGTGCTCGGCGAGGACGAGTACGCCGAGACCGCGGTCGACGCCCTCGAGTTCGTACGGGATCGACTCTGGGACGAAGACGAGCGACGACTGTCACGGCGCTATAAAGATGGGGACGTCAAGGTCGACGGCTACCTCGAGGACTACGCGTTCCTCGCTCGTGGCGCGTTCGATTGCTACCAGGCCACCGGCGACGTCGACCATCTCGCGTTCGCGCTCGAACTGGCCCGCGTCATCGAGGTCGAGTTCTGGGACGCCGAGCGCGGCACGCTCTACTTCACCCCCGAGAGCGGCGAGTCGCTCGTCACGCGACCGCAGGAGCTGGGCGACCAGTCGACGCCCTCCGCGACCGGCGTGGCGCTCGAGACGCTGCTCGCGCTCGACGAGTTCGCGGATAGCGAGGGATCAAAGATCCCTCGGGAAGACGGCGAAGCCGTCGACGAAGACTTCGAGGGGATCGCGGCCACGGTCCTCGAGACCCACGCGAACACCATCGAGGCGAACGCGCTCGAGCACGCGACGCTCTGTCTCGCCGCCGACCGACTCGAGTCGGGTCCACTCGAGGTGACGATCGCCGCCGAGGAACTCCCCGAAGCGTGGCGCGACGGGTTCGCGTCGCGGTACTTCCCGGACCGGCTCTTCGCGCTGCGACCGCCGACCGCGGACGGACTCGAGGCGTGGCTCGAGACGCTGGGGCTCGAGGACGCACCCCCGATCTGGGCGGGCCGCGAGGCCCGCGACGGCGAGCCGACGCTGTACGTCTGTCGCGATCGGACGTGTTCGCCGCCGACGCACGAGGTGGCGGACGCGCTCGAGTGGCTCGGCGATTCGGGCGAGAACACGGAAGGCGAGTCTGACGCGCCGTTCTGA
- a CDS encoding tRNA sulfurtransferase, whose translation MHPPGADTVLVRHGDVNTKSNRVKRYMEGLLAENLEALLADRSVPGEVERRWNRPLIHTSEDAVEAATAAAADTFGVVSASPALTVSIEKARILEAVEETAREHYDGGTFAVDARRSDKTLPYDSEELAREAGTAIWETVADEFEPEVDLDDPDLTFGVEVREDVAFIYLEQVDGPGGLPLGSQEPVIALVSGGIDSPVAAYEMMKRGSPVIPAYVDLGDYGGIDHEARALETVRILSEYAPNFGMQVYEIPGGETVDLLVSEMEQGRMLSLRRFFYRAAETLAERVDADGIVTGEAAGQKSSQTVRNLGVTSRTTRLPIHRPLLTRDKQYIVAQAREIGTYTDSTMDAGCNRVTPDQVETNARLEPLLAAEPDDLLERAEEAAKNADLVEP comes from the coding sequence ATGCACCCGCCGGGAGCCGACACCGTCCTCGTCCGTCACGGGGACGTCAACACCAAGAGCAACAGGGTCAAGCGGTACATGGAGGGGCTCCTCGCGGAGAACCTCGAGGCGCTCCTCGCCGACCGATCGGTTCCCGGCGAGGTCGAGCGCCGGTGGAACCGGCCGCTGATTCACACGAGCGAGGACGCCGTCGAGGCGGCGACCGCAGCCGCGGCGGACACTTTCGGCGTCGTCTCCGCGAGTCCCGCCCTGACCGTCAGCATCGAGAAGGCGCGGATCCTCGAGGCCGTAGAGGAGACCGCTCGCGAGCACTACGACGGCGGGACGTTCGCGGTCGACGCGCGCCGGTCGGACAAGACGCTCCCCTACGACAGCGAGGAGCTGGCCCGCGAGGCCGGCACCGCTATCTGGGAGACCGTCGCGGACGAGTTCGAGCCCGAAGTCGACCTCGACGATCCGGATCTCACGTTCGGCGTCGAGGTGCGCGAGGACGTGGCGTTCATCTACCTCGAGCAGGTCGACGGCCCCGGCGGCCTCCCGCTCGGCTCGCAGGAGCCGGTCATCGCGCTGGTCAGCGGCGGCATCGACTCGCCCGTCGCGGCCTACGAGATGATGAAACGCGGGAGCCCGGTTATCCCGGCCTACGTCGACCTCGGCGACTACGGCGGGATCGACCACGAGGCGCGCGCGCTCGAGACGGTCCGGATCCTCTCCGAGTACGCGCCGAACTTCGGCATGCAGGTCTACGAGATTCCCGGCGGCGAGACCGTCGATCTCCTCGTCAGCGAGATGGAGCAGGGCCGAATGCTCTCCCTGCGGCGCTTTTTCTACCGCGCCGCCGAAACGCTGGCCGAGCGCGTCGACGCGGACGGCATCGTCACCGGCGAGGCCGCCGGCCAGAAGTCCAGCCAGACCGTTCGAAACCTCGGCGTCACCAGTCGCACGACCAGACTGCCGATCCACCGTCCCCTCCTCACCCGCGACAAACAGTATATCGTCGCTCAGGCCCGCGAAATCGGGACCTACACCGATTCGACCATGGACGCGGGCTGTAACCGAGTCACTCCCGATCAGGTCGAGACCAACGCCCGCCTCGAGCCGCTGCTCGCGGCGGAGCCGGACGACTTGCTCGAGCGCGCCGAGGAAGCGGCGAAGAACGCGGATCTGGTCGAGCCCTGA